In one window of Eggerthella guodeyinii DNA:
- the cydD gene encoding thiol reductant ABC exporter subunit CydD, with product MIDRALFALEGIRGALAALVALATARALLAVGQAWALASAVVHLWEGAPLADQGLLVALFFACFVGGQGVRYVQDAYLDRYAYARIDDLRRKLLQAVFGQGARIVQETGTGSVTALVLEGVDQVETYLRLILPKIVCVVVVPFVVLACVFPVDWVSGLIMLVMYPVIVFYMGLVGATAKAAASLQHEEYQRLSNHFIDSMRGIDTLKLLGRGKSHGARIFEVSERFREATVKTLRIATLSGSVLDLISTLSLAAVAIMLGFRLVDGSIAFFPALFVLVLVPEYFKPIREFASDYHASLDGKNALASIQAIIASAAVGEGERAAGDVPAWSEEAVLELDGVGFSYPEHEALAGVTFAARGFARIGVIGASGSGKSTLVNLLGGFSAPSAGTVRASGRTLADLRDPSWQRQVLYIPQDPYLFHATLRENIAFYRPDAGDEDVERAVRVVGLEDLVAELPEGLETLVGEGARALSGGQAQRIALARALLDRSRRILLFDEPTAHLDIETELELKERMLPLMEGRLVFFATHRLHWVHDMDAVLVMEDGRAVEFGAPSELAARGGAYARLAAQAEGGPR from the coding sequence ATGATCGATCGGGCGTTGTTCGCGCTGGAGGGCATCCGCGGGGCGCTTGCGGCGCTGGTGGCGCTCGCGACGGCTCGCGCGCTGCTCGCGGTCGGGCAGGCGTGGGCGCTGGCCAGCGCCGTCGTGCATCTGTGGGAGGGCGCGCCGCTCGCCGACCAAGGGCTGCTCGTCGCCCTGTTCTTCGCCTGCTTCGTGGGCGGCCAAGGCGTGCGCTACGTCCAGGACGCCTACCTCGACCGCTACGCCTACGCGCGCATCGACGACCTGCGCCGCAAGCTATTGCAGGCGGTGTTCGGCCAGGGCGCGCGCATCGTGCAGGAGACGGGCACCGGCAGCGTCACCGCGCTCGTGCTCGAAGGCGTCGACCAGGTGGAGACGTACCTGCGCCTCATCCTGCCGAAGATCGTGTGCGTGGTGGTCGTGCCGTTCGTCGTGCTCGCGTGCGTGTTCCCGGTCGACTGGGTGTCGGGCCTCATCATGCTCGTGATGTACCCGGTCATCGTGTTCTACATGGGGCTCGTCGGCGCCACGGCGAAGGCGGCCGCGTCGCTGCAGCACGAGGAGTACCAGCGCCTGTCCAACCACTTCATCGACTCGATGCGCGGCATCGACACGCTCAAGCTGCTCGGCCGGGGCAAGAGCCACGGCGCGCGCATCTTCGAGGTGAGCGAGCGCTTCCGAGAGGCCACGGTGAAGACGCTGCGCATCGCCACGCTGTCCGGCTCGGTGCTCGACCTCATCTCCACGCTGTCGCTGGCGGCCGTGGCCATCATGCTGGGGTTCCGCCTGGTGGACGGCTCGATCGCCTTCTTCCCGGCGCTGTTCGTGCTCGTGCTGGTGCCCGAGTACTTCAAGCCCATCCGCGAGTTCGCGAGCGACTACCACGCCTCGCTCGACGGCAAGAACGCGCTGGCCTCCATCCAGGCGATCATCGCGTCGGCGGCGGTCGGGGAGGGCGAGCGGGCGGCGGGCGACGTCCCCGCGTGGAGCGAGGAGGCCGTCCTCGAGCTCGACGGCGTGGGCTTCTCGTACCCCGAGCACGAGGCGCTCGCGGGCGTCACCTTCGCGGCGCGCGGCTTCGCGCGCATCGGCGTGATCGGCGCGAGCGGCTCGGGGAAGAGCACGCTCGTGAACCTGCTGGGCGGCTTCTCCGCGCCGAGCGCGGGCACGGTGCGCGCGTCGGGGCGGACGCTGGCCGACCTGCGCGATCCCTCGTGGCAGCGCCAGGTGCTCTACATCCCGCAGGATCCCTACCTGTTCCACGCCACGCTGCGCGAGAACATCGCGTTCTACCGTCCCGACGCCGGCGACGAGGACGTCGAGCGGGCCGTGCGCGTCGTGGGGCTGGAGGATCTCGTGGCCGAGCTGCCCGAGGGCCTGGAAACGCTCGTGGGCGAAGGCGCCCGCGCGCTGTCGGGCGGCCAGGCGCAGCGCATCGCGCTCGCCCGCGCGCTGCTCGACCGCTCGCGGCGCATCCTGCTGTTCGACGAGCCCACGGCCCATCTCGACATCGAGACGGAGTTGGAGCTGAAAGAGCGCATGCTGCCGCTCATGGAGGGCCGCCTCGTGTTCTTCGCCACGCACCGGCTGCACTGGGTGCACGACATGGACGCGGTGCTGGTCATGGAGGACGGGCGCGCGGTCGAGTTCGGCGCGCCCTCTGAGCTCGCCGCCCGCGGCGGCGCCTACGCGCGCCTGGCGGCGCAGGCGGAAGGGGGCCCGCGATGA
- a CDS encoding nucleoid-associated protein, with protein MKINHAILHVFDFVSCVNVYSQEELDLSSKNAKRYVTSHAKKALGNMDSKRGEFAENSMFAEELRSYFRGQREFIDLSVQVAEYIVGELGRMEKTESADLLVLDFEDDPDNTVREMTDEEAEAAYEARGKRYFAFMLLEAKQAYMHEVGYGESGAQRNDIARHHAILPNPSQKVPSFAVIESKTLSVSFCDKERTIAGENRWLIPDGLLQCSMEASSKEVFDTVTRLVEEVAEEYGANTAVAVSKAKSYVAENAAESDELAPWDLGEEVFDDEPLQRRFEEALAEEALPERVVVEKNVAKRVAKNHKIRTDTGIDITFPAEYGENPEFIEFVSGPNGLINIELKNIGRIENR; from the coding sequence ATGAAGATCAACCATGCGATCCTGCACGTTTTCGACTTCGTGTCGTGCGTCAACGTGTATTCCCAGGAGGAGCTCGACCTTTCGAGCAAGAACGCCAAGCGCTACGTGACGAGCCACGCGAAGAAGGCGCTCGGCAACATGGACAGCAAGCGCGGCGAGTTCGCCGAGAACAGCATGTTCGCCGAGGAGCTGCGCAGCTACTTCCGCGGCCAGCGGGAATTCATCGACCTGTCCGTCCAGGTGGCCGAGTACATCGTCGGCGAGCTGGGGCGCATGGAGAAGACCGAGTCCGCCGACCTGCTGGTGCTCGACTTCGAGGACGACCCCGACAACACGGTGCGGGAGATGACCGACGAGGAGGCCGAGGCCGCCTACGAGGCGCGCGGCAAGCGCTACTTCGCGTTCATGCTGCTGGAGGCCAAGCAGGCCTACATGCACGAGGTGGGCTACGGCGAGAGCGGCGCGCAGAGAAACGACATCGCGCGCCACCACGCCATCCTGCCGAACCCCTCGCAGAAGGTGCCGTCGTTCGCGGTCATCGAGTCGAAGACGCTGTCGGTGTCGTTTTGCGACAAGGAGCGCACCATCGCCGGCGAGAACCGCTGGCTCATCCCGGACGGCCTGCTGCAGTGCTCGATGGAGGCGTCGAGCAAGGAGGTGTTCGACACGGTGACGCGCCTCGTTGAGGAGGTGGCCGAGGAGTACGGCGCCAACACGGCCGTGGCGGTGTCGAAGGCGAAGAGCTACGTGGCCGAGAACGCCGCGGAGTCCGACGAGCTGGCCCCGTGGGACCTCGGCGAAGAGGTGTTCGACGACGAGCCGCTGCAGAGGCGCTTCGAGGAGGCGCTGGCCGAGGAGGCGCTGCCCGAGCGCGTGGTGGTGGAGAAGAACGTGGCCAAGCGCGTGGCGAAGAACCACAAGATCCGCACCGACACGGGCATCGACATCACGTTCCCGGCCGAGTACGGCGAGAACCCCGAGTTCATCGAGTTCGTGAGCGGCCCGAACGGCCTCATCAACATCGAGCTCAAGAACATCGGCCGCATCGAGAACCGTTAG
- a CDS encoding TetR/AcrR family transcriptional regulator, translating to MPRPRKDQEGPSAVERMEEAFWDALAEKPYDQITVGDIAKRAQVNKNAFYYHFEGLHALAAQAIDHTLLREMARMLLLSGEMENGPSSAQLAALASRPDFSKRTYRIGLVAGKHGSRKLTVVLKHLILDAWFDLFDIEASDLSAETMATVRFALGGMLELMGDDGYLPDNANLVQTLLASGIAETVAASVVAALRSAARERPHGTALPRQPER from the coding sequence ATGCCGCGTCCGCGCAAAGACCAGGAGGGGCCCAGCGCCGTCGAGCGCATGGAAGAGGCGTTTTGGGACGCCCTCGCCGAAAAACCGTACGATCAGATCACCGTTGGGGACATCGCGAAGCGCGCGCAGGTCAACAAGAACGCGTTCTACTACCACTTCGAGGGATTGCACGCTCTGGCGGCCCAGGCCATCGACCACACGCTCCTGCGCGAGATGGCCCGCATGCTCCTGCTGAGCGGCGAGATGGAGAACGGGCCGAGCAGCGCCCAGCTGGCCGCCCTGGCAAGCAGGCCGGACTTTTCGAAACGAACGTACCGAATCGGGCTCGTAGCCGGAAAGCACGGCTCGCGAAAGCTCACGGTCGTCCTCAAGCACCTGATCCTGGACGCCTGGTTCGATCTGTTCGACATCGAGGCATCGGACTTGAGCGCCGAGACGATGGCGACGGTCCGCTTCGCCTTGGGCGGCATGCTGGAACTCATGGGCGACGACGGTTACCTTCCCGACAACGCCAATCTCGTCCAGACCCTCCTCGCCTCCGGCATAGCGGAAACCGTCGCGGCGAGCGTCGTCGCCGCGTTGCGCTCGGCCGCCCGCGAGCGCCCGCACGGCACGGCGCTCCCCCGGCAACCGGAGCGCTAG
- a CDS encoding DUF3533 domain-containing protein, with the protein MLEKLGNKKYAVPLAIGIVVSCVMSIMFFPMANMEMKELPFAVLSLDEGVETPQGTVSAGDAIVESIVSATAAGDGEDSPIAWTRVGSQEELDEALENGEFYGALVVPADFSARQAAAKQAETQELMAQAQALMAAQAQGRGAAVPGEAAASAASPAAAQGAAAEAEGVEAPALKVILDKAKSPLVAGQMGTSISSMFQQLGVEVETETIHTGATASAGDGAAAANPMAGMMSLQLSIMPLFMVSVLTALVLSRVFKKRPGAPRSERWKSVGLQAAYAVAASLVASLCVYCILLWIEGIEAPMMDFVLFLWLASFCVMLLFIGAFNVSTALGGLVVIAGFAFGMMTGTLPFEVLPAFWQDWVYPWAPQRFIGEGVRAVLFLEEGAWNAGSLPLLVIGAVGAVLACIAALVPGGKAAKGGAAA; encoded by the coding sequence ATGCTCGAGAAGCTCGGGAACAAGAAGTACGCGGTGCCGTTGGCGATCGGCATCGTGGTGTCGTGCGTCATGTCGATCATGTTCTTTCCCATGGCAAACATGGAGATGAAGGAGCTGCCGTTCGCCGTGCTCTCGCTCGACGAGGGCGTGGAGACGCCGCAGGGCACGGTGAGCGCCGGCGACGCGATCGTCGAGAGCATCGTGTCCGCGACGGCGGCGGGTGACGGGGAGGATTCGCCCATCGCCTGGACGCGGGTGGGAAGCCAGGAGGAGCTGGACGAGGCGCTCGAGAACGGGGAGTTCTACGGCGCGCTCGTCGTGCCGGCCGATTTCAGCGCCCGCCAGGCCGCGGCGAAGCAGGCCGAGACGCAGGAGCTGATGGCCCAGGCCCAGGCGCTCATGGCCGCGCAGGCGCAGGGAAGGGGCGCCGCCGTCCCGGGCGAGGCCGCGGCGTCGGCCGCGTCCCCGGCCGCCGCCCAGGGTGCCGCCGCCGAGGCCGAAGGGGTCGAGGCCCCCGCGCTCAAGGTGATCCTCGACAAGGCGAAGAGCCCGCTCGTGGCAGGTCAGATGGGGACGAGCATCTCCTCGATGTTCCAACAGCTGGGCGTCGAGGTTGAAACCGAGACGATTCATACGGGAGCCACGGCTTCCGCAGGCGACGGTGCCGCCGCGGCCAACCCCATGGCCGGCATGATGTCGCTCCAGCTTTCCATCATGCCCCTGTTCATGGTCTCGGTGCTGACGGCCCTCGTCTTGAGCCGCGTGTTCAAGAAGCGGCCCGGCGCGCCGCGCTCCGAGCGGTGGAAGTCCGTCGGGCTGCAGGCGGCCTACGCTGTCGCGGCATCGCTCGTCGCGAGCCTGTGCGTGTACTGCATCCTGCTGTGGATCGAGGGAATCGAGGCTCCCATGATGGACTTCGTGCTGTTCCTGTGGCTCGCCAGCTTCTGCGTGATGCTGCTGTTCATCGGAGCGTTCAACGTCTCCACGGCGCTCGGCGGGCTGGTGGTGATCGCGGGATTCGCCTTCGGCATGATGACGGGGACGCTGCCCTTCGAGGTCCTGCCGGCGTTCTGGCAGGACTGGGTGTACCCGTGGGCCCCGCAGCGCTTCATAGGCGAGGGCGTGCGCGCCGTCCTGTTCCTCGAGGAGGGGGCTTGGAATGCGGGCAGCCTGCCGCTGCTGGTCATAGGCGCGGTGGGTGCCGTGTTGGCCTGCATCGCCGCCCTCGTGCCGGGCGGGAAGGCCGCGAAGGGGGGAGCCGCCGCCTAG
- the ettA gene encoding energy-dependent translational throttle protein EttA, with amino-acid sequence MAEFIYQMYQARKAHGDKVILDDVSLSFYPGAKIGVVGPNGMGKSTLLKIMAGIEEVSNGDARLSPGYTVGILQQEPPLDDDLTVIENIEQAFGEVKAKIDRFNKIGEEMAEPDADFDALMAEMGELQDAIDAANGWDLDSQLSQAMDALQCPDPDMQVSVLSGGERRRVALCKLLLQAPDLLLLDEPTNHLDAESVLWLEQFLRTYPGAVLAVTHDRYFLDNVAEWICEVDRGQLFPYKGNYSTYLETKAARLEGQGQREDKLAKRLRSELEWVRSSPKARQAKSKARIERYEQMAAEARSFEKTSVSDITIPVPPRLGAKVIEAKHLHKAFGDRVLIDDLSFTLPQGGIVGVIGPNGVGKTTLFKTIVGLEPLSGGELEIGESVSISYVDQNREGIDPNKKLWEVVSDGLDFMKVGDQEIPSRAYVASFGFKGPDQQKPAGVLSGGERNRLNLALTLKQGGNLLLLDEPTNDLDVETLESLEEALLAFSGCAVVVSHDRWFLDRIATHILAWEGTDENPGTWHWFEGNFESYQKNRIERLGEEAAKPHRVHRKLTRN; translated from the coding sequence ATGGCAGAATTCATCTACCAGATGTACCAGGCGCGCAAGGCGCACGGCGACAAGGTCATCCTCGACGACGTGTCGCTGTCGTTCTACCCCGGCGCGAAGATCGGCGTGGTGGGCCCGAACGGCATGGGCAAGTCGACGCTGCTCAAGATCATGGCGGGCATCGAAGAGGTGTCGAACGGCGACGCGCGCCTCTCGCCCGGCTACACGGTGGGCATCCTGCAGCAGGAGCCGCCGCTCGACGACGACTTGACGGTCATCGAGAACATCGAGCAGGCGTTCGGCGAGGTCAAGGCCAAGATCGACCGCTTCAACAAGATCGGCGAGGAAATGGCCGAGCCCGACGCCGACTTCGACGCGCTCATGGCTGAGATGGGCGAGCTGCAAGACGCCATCGATGCCGCGAACGGGTGGGACCTCGACAGCCAGCTGTCGCAGGCCATGGACGCGCTGCAGTGCCCCGACCCCGACATGCAGGTGAGCGTGCTGTCCGGCGGCGAGCGGCGCCGCGTGGCGCTGTGCAAGCTGCTGCTGCAGGCCCCCGACCTGCTGCTGCTCGACGAGCCCACCAACCACCTCGACGCCGAGTCGGTGCTGTGGCTCGAGCAGTTCCTGCGCACGTACCCCGGCGCGGTGCTGGCCGTCACGCACGACCGCTACTTCCTCGACAACGTGGCCGAGTGGATCTGCGAGGTGGACCGCGGCCAGCTCTTCCCCTACAAGGGCAACTACTCCACGTACCTCGAGACGAAGGCCGCCCGCCTGGAGGGCCAGGGCCAGCGCGAGGACAAGCTGGCGAAGCGCCTGCGCTCCGAGCTGGAGTGGGTGCGCTCGAGCCCCAAGGCGCGCCAGGCCAAGAGCAAGGCCCGCATCGAGCGCTACGAGCAGATGGCGGCCGAGGCGCGCTCGTTCGAGAAGACGAGCGTGTCCGACATCACCATTCCCGTGCCGCCGCGTTTGGGCGCGAAGGTGATCGAGGCGAAGCACCTGCACAAGGCGTTCGGCGACCGCGTGCTCATCGACGACCTGTCCTTCACGCTGCCGCAGGGCGGCATCGTGGGCGTGATCGGCCCGAACGGCGTGGGCAAGACCACGCTGTTCAAAACCATCGTGGGGCTCGAGCCCCTCTCGGGCGGCGAACTGGAGATCGGCGAGTCCGTGAGCATCTCCTACGTCGACCAGAACCGCGAGGGCATCGACCCGAACAAGAAGCTGTGGGAGGTCGTGTCCGACGGCCTCGACTTCATGAAGGTGGGCGACCAGGAGATCCCCAGCCGCGCCTACGTGGCCAGCTTCGGCTTCAAGGGCCCCGACCAGCAGAAGCCGGCCGGCGTGCTGTCGGGCGGCGAGCGCAACCGCCTGAACCTGGCGCTCACGCTCAAGCAGGGCGGCAACCTCCTGCTGCTCGACGAGCCCACGAACGACCTCGACGTGGAGACGCTCGAGAGCCTGGAGGAGGCGCTGCTGGCGTTCTCGGGCTGCGCCGTGGTGGTCAGCCACGACCGCTGGTTCCTCGACCGCATCGCCACGCACATCCTGGCGTGGGAGGGCACCGACGAGAACCCGGGCACCTGGCACTGGTTCGAGGGCAACTTCGAGTCCTACCAGAAGAACCGCATCGAGCGCCTCGGCGAGGAGGCCGCCAAGCCCCACCGCGTCCACCGCAAGCTCACCCGCAACTAG
- a CDS encoding ferric reductase-like transmembrane domain-containing protein: MLPFVPAFVPNLLQAAPFALAFALLCAKPLRLHPGPFYLAWAVACALVAWFDPVFASPVLDAAVQLVTSAYTGVCLYFIVMFAGALDRTPWVKRLLSVRSELSVIGGIVIAAHLVRVVGFLALSLTPMWERVWGQPAASVMFAAAVIVGVPLTLTFLVPWITSFKVVRKRLSAKAWKRTQLLAYPFVILMAAQGFLLAVGHALYGYPYDGLALTAAFATDPAGWLASFAGQVATAWLYLALGVGYVVLRLRKRARDRARRAAALVG; the protein is encoded by the coding sequence ATGCTTCCGTTCGTCCCCGCGTTCGTCCCCAACCTGCTGCAGGCCGCTCCGTTTGCGCTGGCCTTCGCCCTGCTGTGCGCGAAGCCGCTGCGGCTCCATCCCGGGCCGTTCTACCTGGCGTGGGCGGTCGCGTGCGCGCTGGTCGCCTGGTTCGACCCCGTCTTCGCGTCGCCCGTGCTCGACGCGGCCGTGCAGCTGGTCACGTCGGCCTACACGGGCGTCTGCCTCTACTTCATCGTGATGTTCGCGGGCGCGCTCGACCGCACGCCGTGGGTCAAGCGCCTGCTGTCCGTCCGCTCGGAGCTGTCCGTCATCGGCGGCATCGTCATCGCGGCGCACCTCGTGCGCGTCGTCGGGTTCCTCGCGCTGTCGCTGACGCCGATGTGGGAGCGCGTGTGGGGCCAGCCGGCGGCCTCCGTCATGTTCGCGGCGGCGGTGATCGTGGGCGTGCCGCTGACGCTGACGTTCCTCGTGCCGTGGATCACCTCGTTCAAGGTTGTGCGCAAGCGCCTGTCGGCGAAGGCGTGGAAGCGCACGCAGCTGCTGGCGTACCCGTTCGTCATCCTTATGGCGGCGCAGGGGTTCCTGCTGGCGGTGGGGCACGCGCTGTACGGCTACCCCTACGACGGGCTCGCTCTGACGGCGGCGTTCGCGACCGACCCCGCGGGCTGGCTCGCGTCCTTCGCCGGGCAGGTGGCCACCGCGTGGCTGTACCTGGCGCTCGGCGTGGGCTACGTCGTGCTGCGCCTGCGCAAGCGCGCGCGGGACAGGGCGCGCCGAGCGGCCGCGCTCGTCGGGTAG
- a CDS encoding zinc ribbon domain-containing protein has protein sequence MAIGDALIRIRKERNLTQEELARKLFVTRQAVSRWENGETSPGIDMCKLIAATCDVPVTLLLEMPDGDFCQSCGMPFFQEKDHGTEADGSPSGEFCSWCYADGSFIRDETLEELIERCAPGMAETCHITRDEAVSFMGALLPTLKRW, from the coding sequence GTGGCCATCGGAGACGCCCTCATCCGCATCCGCAAGGAGCGGAACCTCACCCAAGAGGAGCTTGCGCGCAAGCTCTTCGTCACCCGCCAGGCCGTCTCGCGCTGGGAGAACGGCGAGACCTCGCCCGGCATCGACATGTGCAAGCTCATCGCCGCCACCTGCGACGTGCCCGTCACCCTGCTGCTGGAGATGCCCGACGGCGACTTCTGCCAAAGCTGCGGCATGCCGTTCTTCCAGGAGAAGGACCACGGCACCGAAGCGGACGGCTCGCCGTCGGGCGAGTTCTGCTCGTGGTGCTACGCGGACGGCTCGTTCATCCGGGACGAGACGCTCGAGGAGCTCATCGAGCGCTGCGCCCCGGGCATGGCCGAGACGTGCCACATCACGCGCGACGAGGCCGTGTCGTTCATGGGCGCGCTGCTGCCCACGCTCAAGCGCTGGTAG
- the cydC gene encoding thiol reductant ABC exporter subunit CydC codes for MSREESLAGALRRDAWVKPFFFRYRKALALALLLGVLTFGFASALMVTSGYLVSASAVAETILFLHLPLIFVRIFGVGKPILQYLERLTSHDWVLRMTSGLRLKLYGALERDAVFFRATHRTGDVLGLLAEDIGHIQNLYLRTVFPTVVAWLLYVVLIACLGWFSLWLALAMLLVLGVAVFLVPLVSVLANAARQARHKQMKNELYAELADNVLGVSDWVFAGRGDEYLTRHKERERRMRAVQERMERFGRRRDLVLQALFGLCAVLLLVWAGGRFGPEGGDAANWIAAFVLGFFPLIDAFAPLSSAAVEAGAYRDSIARLNDLPEPREDAAPAREPRAPFDVRVEHAAYRYPGAERDVLSDVSLTVPQGQRVAVLGRSGAGKSTLASLVRGDVRPSAGSVTLGGAPTAELGDEAARWIGVIQQRTYLFNMTLADNLRLGREDATDEEMWDALDKVGLRPLVERLDRGLDTMVDEAGLRFSGGERHRIALARVLLQDVPVVVLDEPTVGLDPLTERALLDTLFEALAGKTVIMITHHLAGVGALDRVVFVEDGRIALDGSPDELARTSARYRRLLAFDRGEAAR; via the coding sequence ATGAGCCGCGAGGAGAGCCTGGCGGGCGCGCTGCGCCGCGACGCCTGGGTGAAGCCGTTCTTCTTCCGCTACCGCAAGGCGCTTGCGCTGGCGCTGCTGCTGGGCGTGCTGACGTTCGGGTTCGCCTCGGCGCTGATGGTGACCTCGGGCTACCTCGTGAGCGCGTCGGCCGTGGCCGAGACCATCCTGTTTCTGCACCTGCCGCTCATCTTCGTGCGCATCTTCGGCGTGGGCAAGCCCATCCTGCAATACCTCGAGCGCCTGACCAGCCACGACTGGGTGCTTCGCATGACGAGCGGCCTCAGGCTCAAGCTGTACGGAGCCCTCGAGCGCGACGCGGTATTCTTCCGCGCCACGCACCGCACGGGCGACGTGCTGGGCCTGCTGGCCGAGGACATCGGGCACATCCAGAACCTGTACCTGCGCACCGTGTTCCCCACGGTGGTGGCGTGGCTGCTCTACGTCGTCCTCATCGCGTGCCTGGGCTGGTTCTCGCTCTGGCTCGCGCTGGCCATGCTGCTGGTGCTGGGCGTAGCGGTGTTCCTCGTGCCGCTCGTGTCGGTGCTGGCCAACGCGGCGCGCCAGGCCCGCCACAAGCAGATGAAGAACGAGCTGTACGCCGAGCTGGCCGACAACGTGCTGGGCGTGTCGGACTGGGTGTTCGCCGGTCGGGGCGACGAGTACCTCACGCGCCACAAGGAGCGCGAACGACGGATGCGCGCCGTCCAGGAGCGCATGGAGCGCTTCGGGCGCCGCCGCGACCTCGTGCTGCAGGCCCTGTTCGGCCTGTGCGCCGTGCTGCTGCTGGTGTGGGCGGGCGGCCGCTTCGGGCCGGAGGGCGGCGACGCCGCCAACTGGATCGCCGCGTTCGTGCTGGGCTTCTTCCCGCTCATCGACGCGTTCGCGCCGCTGTCGTCGGCGGCCGTGGAGGCCGGCGCCTACCGTGACTCCATCGCGCGCCTGAACGACCTGCCCGAGCCCCGCGAGGACGCCGCGCCCGCGCGCGAGCCGCGCGCGCCCTTCGACGTGCGCGTCGAGCATGCGGCGTACCGCTATCCCGGCGCCGAGCGCGATGTGTTGAGCGACGTGAGCCTGACGGTGCCGCAGGGCCAGCGCGTCGCCGTGCTGGGCCGCAGCGGCGCGGGCAAGTCCACGCTGGCCTCGCTCGTGCGCGGCGACGTGCGGCCGAGCGCGGGCAGCGTGACGCTGGGCGGCGCGCCGACGGCCGAGCTCGGCGACGAGGCGGCGCGGTGGATCGGCGTGATCCAGCAGCGCACGTACCTGTTCAACATGACGCTCGCTGACAACCTGCGCCTCGGGCGCGAGGACGCCACCGACGAGGAGATGTGGGACGCGCTCGACAAGGTGGGGCTGCGCCCGCTGGTCGAGCGGCTTGACCGGGGCCTCGACACGATGGTGGACGAGGCGGGCCTGCGCTTCTCGGGCGGCGAGCGCCACCGCATCGCGCTCGCGCGCGTGCTGCTGCAGGACGTCCCCGTGGTCGTCCTCGACGAGCCCACGGTGGGCCTCGACCCCCTCACCGAGCGCGCGCTGCTGGACACCCTGTTCGAGGCGCTGGCGGGCAAGACGGTGATCATGATCACCCACCACCTGGCCGGCGTGGGCGCCCTGGATCGCGTCGTGTTCGTGGAGGACGGCCGCATCGCGCTCGACGGCTCCCCGGACGAGCTCGCGCGCACGAGCGCGCGCTACCGCCGCCTGCTCGCCTTCGACCGCGGCGAGGCGGCGCGGTAG
- the thrH gene encoding bifunctional phosphoserine phosphatase/homoserine phosphotransferase ThrH has product MYVVCLDLEGVLVPEIWIAFAEEAGIPELKRTTRDEPDYGKLMNYRLDILRQHGLGLEEIQQTIARIDPLPGAKEFLDELRATTQAIIISDTFTQFAQPLMEKLGWPTIFCNELEVADDGSISGFRMRCPESKLTTVRALQSCGFDTVAAGDSHNDLGMIRASKAGFLFKSPDSIKQDNPDLPAYEEYDELMAAIAGALA; this is encoded by the coding sequence ATGTACGTAGTCTGCCTGGATTTGGAAGGCGTGCTGGTGCCGGAGATCTGGATCGCGTTCGCGGAGGAGGCCGGCATCCCCGAGCTCAAGCGCACGACGCGCGACGAGCCCGATTACGGCAAGCTCATGAACTACCGCCTGGACATCCTCAGGCAGCATGGCCTGGGCCTCGAGGAGATCCAGCAGACCATCGCGCGCATCGACCCGCTGCCGGGCGCGAAGGAGTTTCTCGACGAGCTGCGCGCCACGACGCAGGCCATCATCATCAGCGACACGTTCACCCAGTTCGCCCAGCCCCTCATGGAGAAGCTGGGCTGGCCGACCATCTTCTGCAACGAGCTGGAGGTGGCCGACGACGGGTCCATCAGCGGGTTCCGCATGCGCTGCCCGGAGTCGAAGCTCACCACGGTGCGCGCGCTGCAGTCGTGCGGCTTCGACACCGTGGCGGCGGGCGACAGCCACAACGACCTGGGGATGATCCGCGCCAGCAAGGCGGGCTTCCTGTTCAAGAGCCCCGACTCCATCAAGCAGGACAACCCCGACCTGCCGGCCTACGAGGAGTACGACGAGCTCATGGCCGCCATCGCAGGGGCCCTGGCGTAG